One stretch of Arachis hypogaea cultivar Tifrunner chromosome 20, arahy.Tifrunner.gnm2.J5K5, whole genome shotgun sequence DNA includes these proteins:
- the LOC140183055 gene encoding uncharacterized protein, which translates to MNLEGAANMIRCKAFSITLAGPAIKWFNALPNGSITGFHDISRKFMAQFTTRITKAKHPISLLEVTQKQDESTRKYLDRFNDECLTIDGLTDSVASLCLTNGLMNEDFRKHLTTKPVWTMHEIQNVARDYINDEEVSQVVAANKRQHGNLTSRHNPMPRENALKQAIRDGKPPEFAKIIREPKRTEKDRSPEREGRNLRTQKQPPRESPEDDPAIVVNVITGKDVSSKSRSTLKKDLKVLAVRDQAPATTADKTITFLPEDCQHSTSAEDAPFVISARIGTGLVRRILVDTGADSNILFRGAFNKLGLRNENLQTHRNGVTRLGDNFLKPDGSIILPLTIGTGSQRKTILSEFVVLKNSTAYNVILGRKTINDLSAVIFTKYLLMKFTAEDGSVGTIHGDWETAVEYDNISLALRKRSRDAAGIFLSDLDAHQNPRRTMGGNDKEAK; encoded by the exons atgaacctggaaggagCCGCCAACATGATCCGGTGTAAGGCCTTCTCGATAACCTTAGCTGGCCCtgcgatcaaatggttcaacgccctccccaaCGGATCCATAACTGGCTTCCACGATATCTCACGGAAGTTCATGGCCCAATTCACCACCAGAATCACCAAAGctaaacaccccatcagcttatTAGAGGTCACACAGAAACAAGACGAATCCACACGAAAATACCTGGACCGCTTCAACGATGAATGCCTAACGATTGATGGACTCACGGATTCCGTCGCAAGCCTCTGTTTAACCAACGGGCTCATGAACGAAGACTTccgcaaacacctcaccaccaagccagtatggaccatgcacgagatTCAAAACGTCGCCAGAGACTACATAAACGATGAGGAGGTCAGCCAGGTCGTTGCCGCCAATAAACGACAACACGGCAACCTGACTTCCCGCCATAATCCGATGCCCAGAGAAA ATGCCCTCAAACAAGCTATAAGAGACGGCAAACCCCCAGAGTTcgccaaaatcatcagagaaccaaaACGCACGGAAAAAGACAGGTCGCCTGAGAGGGAAGGACGCAACCTGAGAACACAAAAACAACCTCCCAGGGAAAGTCCAGAAGACGACCCGGCCATAGTAGTAAATGTCATCACGGGCAAGGATGTGTCAAGCAAGTCAAGATCAACACTAAAAAAGGACCTCAAAGTCTTGGCCGTCAGAGATCAAGCCCCAGCTACCACAGCCGACAAAACGATAACTTTCTTGCCCGAGGATTGCCAGCACAGCACCTCGGCCGAAGACGCACCTTTCGTCATCTCGGCGAGAATCGGAACAGGACTAGTTCGGAGAATACTGGTGGACACCGGCGCAGACTCCAACATCCTCTTCCGAGGTGCCTTCAACAAGCTCGGGCTCCGCAACGAAAATCTCCAAACACACCGCAACGGTGTCACGCGACTCGGAGACAACTTCCTCAAGCCAGACGGTTCCATCATTCTTCCCCTTACCATAGGGACGGGAAGCCAGAGGAAGACAATCCTGTCTGAGTTCGTGGTTCTCAAGAACTCCACTGCTTATAACGTCATCCTCGGAAGGAAAACAATCAACGACCTCTCCGCcgtcatctttaccaaataccttcTAATGAAGTTCACGGCAGAAGATGGCTCCGTCGGAACCATCCACGGAGACTGGGAAACCGCGGTAGAATACGACAACATCAGCCTAGCCCTACGCAAGAGATCCCGAGACGCGGCAGGAATCTTCCTTTCCGATCTCGATGCACACCAAAATCCACGCAGAACCATGGGAGGAAACGACAAAGAAGCAAAGTAG